From Chaetodon trifascialis isolate fChaTrf1 chromosome 24, fChaTrf1.hap1, whole genome shotgun sequence:
agacagacacacacacacacacacacacaagcgtaaaagaagacacaaggacgaaaacagacgaagagacagacacacacacacacacacacaagcgtaaaagaagacacaaggacgaaaacagacgaagagacagacacacacacacacacacacacaagcgtaaaagaagacacaaggacgaaaacagacgaagagacagacacacacacacacacacacacaagcgtaaaagaagacacaaggacgaaaacagacgaagagacagacacacacacacacacacacaagcgtaaaagaagacacaaggacgaaaacagacgaagagacagacacacacacacacacacacaagcgtaaaagaagacacaaggacgaaaacagacgaagagacagacacacacacacacacacacaagcgtaaaagaagacacaaggacgaaaacagacgaagagacagacacacacacacacacacacaagcgtaaaagaagacacaaggacgaaaacagacgaagagacagacacacacacacacacacacaagcgtaaaagaagacacaaggacgaaaacagacgaagagacagacacacacacacacacacacaagcgtaaaagaagacacaaggacgaaaacagacgaagagacagacacacacacacacacacacaagcgtaaaagaagacacaaggacgaaaacagacgaagagacagacacacacacacacacacacaagcgtaaaagaagacacaaggacgaaaacagacgaagagacagacacacacacacacacacaagcgtaaaagaagacacaaggacgaaaacagacgaagagacagacacacacacacacacacaagcgtaaaagaagacacaaggacgaaaacagacgaagagacagacacacacacacacacacaagcgtaaaagaagacacaaggacgaaaacagacgaagagacagacacacacacacacacacaagcgtaaaagaagacacaaggacgaaaacagacgaagagacagacacacacacacacacaagcgtaaaagaagacacaaggacgaaaacagacgaagagacagacacacacacacacacacacacacacacacaagcgtaaaagaagacacaaggacgaaaacagacgaagagacacacacacacacacacacacacaagcgtaaaagaagacacaaggacgaaaacagacgaagagacagacacacacacacaagcgtaaaagaagacacaaggacgaaaacagacgaagagacagacacacacacacacacacacaagcgtaaaagaagacacaaggacgaaaacagacgaagagacagacacacacacacaagcgtaaaagaagacacaaggacgaaaacagacgaagagacagacacacacacacacacacaagcgtaaaagaagacacaaggacgaaaacagacgaagagacagacacacacacacaagcgtaaaagaagacacaaggacgaaaacagacgaagagacagacacacacacacaagcgtaaaagaagacacaaggacgaaaacagacgaagagacacacacacacacacaagcgtaaaagaagacacaaggacgaaaacagacgaagagacagacacacacacacacacacaagcgtaaaagaagacacaaggacgaaaacagacgaagagacagacacacacacacacacacaagcgtaaaagaagacacaaggacgaaaacagacgaagagacagacacacacacacacacacaagcgtaaaagaagacacaaggacgaaaacagacgaagagacagacacacacacacacacacacaagcgtaaaagaagacacaaggacgaaaacagacgaagagacagacacacacacacacacacaagcgtaaaagaagacacaaggacgaaaacagacgaagagacagacacacacacacacacacacaagcgtaaaagaagacacaaggacgaaaacagacgaagagacagacacacacacacacacacacaagcgtaaaagaagacacaaggacgaaaacagacgaagagacagacacacacacacacacacacaagcgtaaaagaagacacaaggacgaaaacagacgaagagacagacacacacacacacacacaagcgtaaaagaagacacaaggacgaaaacagacgaagagacagacacacacacacacacacaagcgtaaaagaagacacaaggacgaaaacagacgaagagacagacacacacacacacacacaagcgtaaaagaagacacaaggacgaaaacagacgaagagacagacacacacacacacacacaagcgtaaaagaagacacaaggacgaaaacagacgaagagacagacacacacacacacacacaagcgtaaaagaagacacaaggacgaaaacagacgaagagacagacacacacacacacacacaagcgtaaaagaagacacaaggacgaaaacagacgaagagacagacacacacacacacacacaagcgtaaaagaagacacaaggacgaaaacagacgaagagacagacacacacacacacacacaagcgtaaaagaagacacaaggacgaaaacagacgaagagacagacacacacacacacacacaagcgtaaaagaagacacaaggacgaaaacagacgaagagacagacacacacacacacacacaagcgtaaaagaagacacaaggacgaaaacagacgaagagacagacacacacacacacacacaagcgtaaaagaagacacaaggacgaaaacagacgaagagacagacacacacacacacacacacaagcgtaaaagaagacacaaggacgaaaacagacgaagagacagacacacacacacacacacaagcgtaaaagaagacacaaggacgaaaacagacgaagagacagacacacacacacacacacaagcgtaaaagaagacacaaggacgaaaacagacgaagagacagacacacacacacacacaagcgtaaaagaagacacaaggacgaaaacagacgaagagacagacacacacacacaagcgtaaaagaagacacaaggacgaaaacagacgaagagacagacacacacacacacacaagcgtaaaagaagacacaaggacgaaaacagacgaagagacagacacacacacacacacaagcgtaaaagaagacacaaggacgaaaacagacgaagagacagacacacacacacacacaagcgtaaaagaagacacaaggacgaaaacagacgaagagacagacacacacacacacacacaagcgtaaaagaagacacaaggacgaaaacagacgaagagacagacacacacacaagcgtaaaagaagacacaaggacgaaaacagacgaagagacagacacacacacacacacacaagcgtaaaagaagacacaaggacgaaaacagacgaagagacagacacacacacacacacacaagcgtaaaagaagacacaaggacgaaaacagacgaagagacagacacacacacacacacacacacacacacaagcgtaaaagaagacacaaggacgaaaacagacgaagagacagacacacacacacacacaagcgtaaaagaagacacaaggacgaaaacagacgaagagacagacacacacacacacaagcgtaaaagaagacacaaggacgaaaacagacgaagagacagacacacacacacacaagcgtaaaagaagacacaaggacgaaaacagacgaagagacagacacacacacacacacacacaagcgtaaaagaagacacaaggacgaaaacagacgaagagacagacacacacacaagcgtaaaagaagacacaaggacgaaaacagacgaagagacagacacacacacaagcgtaaaagaagacacaaggacgaaaacagacgaagagacagacacacacacacacaagcgtaaaagaagacacaaggacgaaaacagacgaagagacagacacacacacacacacacacacacacacaagcgtaaaagaagacacaaggacgaaaacagacgaagagacacacacacacacacacacaagcgtaaaagaagacacaaggacgaaaacagacgaagagacagacacacacacacacacacacaagcgtaaaagaagacacaaggacgaaaacagacgaagagacacacacacatacaaggacaaaaagacacacacacacacacacaaacatacatacatacaaggACAAAAGAACACACAAGCGTacaagaagacacaaggacgaaaacagacgaagagacacacacacacacacacacatacgtgcagACGAAGACGCATACAAACAAAGACATACATGCATACGTAGATTTGAGTCAAAGTCCCTCAGTGAAGAGTCTCTGGTGCAAAGTCTTCGGTAGCTCAATGGGTACCTCTCATGCTTGGGAAGCACCTGCCAGTGAGGCAGTGAGGTACGATACCCGGGGTTACCAATGGCTAaagcggggggtggggggttacGGGAGGGGGCTTCTGCCCCCTGGGTAACTTGGAGATGTACAAGTAAGGGGTtatgctgaaaaaaacaagatcCAGGTGACATTTTATGAAGCCCATTAATTGACAAACATAAGACACATGCACTGCCATGTACTGCCTCCTAGTGGCACAAGGCTGTACTACTCCCTCTATCCTCGCTCTCTGTTGAAAATAAAcaatagaaaacagaaaatacattacATTGAACAACACCTGGCCAACTGTGGCCAGTTTGTCTGGACTTTGAGAGTTTGTTGACACCGTAAGGTtacccctctctctgtcactcataTTCTGCTcattacagaaaaacacataggAATCAGGTCATCAGAGGTCATGCAGACATCCTTACACTTTAATCAACCACTTTATTGATGTAACTTGTGGTAAAATAACCAAGTACTAATAGCTGCAGGCATCACCACCTACAGGTAAAGATAGAAACAACTGcaggaaaaaaatctttttgtCTGTATGTTAAATATGGAGAGCTAAAGATGgaatggttagcttagcataaggctGAACAAAAATGCACTCACAGCAAACAAATATCTGGTTTTATCTCCAGGTCGTAGATGCAGGACCCTGCCTCAGACCAGTGATGCAACGATGACAATCTGACACCACCTGTTTGTTGGCCAGAACTTGGCCAATGGAGTTGTCTTTATTAGGTATCTTTGGAGATCAAACACATGATCCTTCAGGTCTGATGGATGAAGGCCTCAGGTCCTTCAGGTGTTGTCACAGTACTTACATCTGGACTCTGTTAGACTGTGGACAAGCAGTCTGAACATCTTCTAGCCCAGGTGGCCTCAGGCTGTCAGGACTGTGCTCCCTTTCACAGAGTGGAAAAAGATGATTTGTAATTTCAAATAGCTACACGGCATCTAACCAGAAGCATATTTTACAGACAGGAACATTTTCAGACACGTTTAATGTGGCATTTCCACCTCACCTGTTTGGCGGCCTCCAGCAAGGCGGCGGCCTCAGCCTGACCCGTCTGCTGCACCATCTTGTAGAGAGCACCCTCCTTGTTTTGCAGCAGGGTCAGGGGGCAGTCTAATTCCTGGATGGTCCCACTGTCCAGCACCTTAAAGCAGGATAAAGACAATCCTTAATCTGTGGTTTAACAGCTCAAAGCACAACAACTAAAATATTGATTCTGACAGTGAGTCAGAAGAAGGGACTGTCATGCTTCATCCTGCTATCTAGAACTGGCAGGACTAACTATAACTGCTATAACTCATATGTTCTATTCCTGTcctattttcttattatttcgTTTTTGGCAGAGCTACTTTGATTCTGTGTCAAAAATACTTTCAATGTGTATTCATATCTCTCCCTATATTACATGCCATTTTTCTTAAGtaaaatattaaacagaaaaaagaggggACTCACCAGTATCCTGTCGCTGTCTATGATGGTGTTGAGGCGGTGGGCGATGGTCAGCACAGTGCAGTCTCTGAACTTTTCCCGTATAGTTTTCTGGATCAGCTCGTCCGTCCTGCAGAGACATCAGAGACATGCAGCTTATTTTACCACATGTAACATCAATAAAGTAGTTGTTAAAAAACACGTTAACACTTTGGTACAAAACTGGAAGTTGTCCAGGCAGATTCTGCTGCTGTCTACTGTCTGGAGTGAGCGCTGTCAGCAGTACCTGGGGTCCACATTGGCTGTGGCCTCATCGATGATGAGGATGCGGTTCTTCCTCAGGATGGCTCTGGCCAGACACACCAGCTGTCTCTGGCCCACGCTGAAGTTGGAGCCTGACTCGGCCAGAACTGTCTCCAGCTTAGCAGGCAGCTCCTCCACCGCAGCCTTCAGCTGCACCTGCGGGGAACGTGGAGAGCAGGTCAGGGGAAacctgcagagtgtgtgacCGACAGCGTGAGAGCGGATTGGACACCTGCCTCCTCCAGAGCCTTCCACAGGTCTTCATCAGCATGTTGGTTGAAAGGGTCcatgtttttcctcactgtgtCAGTGAACAGCACCGGGTCCTGTgttacagagggagcagaggccACGTTAAGACTTGAATACAACACAAGCCGAAGTCTTCAGAGGAGGTCAGCGTCTGTTCACCTGAGGGATGATGGACATCTTCTGGCGCAGGTCATGGAGGCCAATCTCAGAGGTCAAAACGCCGTCGATGTAGATCTTCCCCTGAGGCTCTGCCAGGCGGAAGAGAGCTGAGACCAGGGAGCTTTTCCCAGCGCCGGTCCTTCCCACGATGCCGACCTGACACAGGAAACGCAGACTATGACTCATCATCCGACTGCGGCGGCGTCAGATATCTCAGATATCTCACCTTCTCGTTGGGTTGGAAGGTGACGCTGATGTCTTTGAGGACCGGCAGTCCATCATCACTGTAGGAGAAGTTCACCCGGTCAAAGGTCACCAGGCCTCTGCTGGGCCAATCAGCAGGAGGACGCATTTCAGTTTCCCAGGGTGCTTCACTCTTCAGCTCCGCATACTCCACCACCCTCTCCACTGACGTCATCTGAAGACAGAAGagatgcagcacacacaggtgaTGTACCGGGCTTTGACAACGCCATGAGAAAACCGTCACTCAGGTCTCACCATGTTCTCCACCTCTGCACTTTGCCTCATCGTCCACTGGAAGTTTCCCACCAGGGTCACAGCATAGGTCAGCACCAGGCCCACCTCTCCGGCCTCGAGTCCttccaaacacagacacaccagaTAAAGACCACATGCTGGGTGTGCATgagcagtgtttctgtgcacacGTTGCTCACCATCTCTAAGAAGGATGCAGCCAAATGTTGCAAAGGTAATAAATAAGGAGCAAATGCTGTCGAGGCGAAATGCAAACCAGCGGGAGGTCATCAGGAACAGAAACCACGCctctgacacagagagaaagcacaGAGCACGCTCAGCAGACAGTGGAGGTTTCTATGAAGTCACAATGTTGGCTAAGACAGAGAACCTGAGTGCAGATCCTGATGAGCATCAAACGCCTTCTGCAACCTCTCCTGAGCTCTGAAGGCTCGGATCGTCCACAGGCCCTGAAGAGACGAGGACAGATGGGAGAAGACTGGACTCCGAGCTGCAAGAAACATGACAAAGAGCGGTGAAAGCCGCTCTATTTCTAATAGCAAGAGTCAGCAGATCTTTGTGTTGGTGGGATGATGCGTACTTGTAGACTCCAGACGCTTGATGTCTCGCGAAGTGCAGAGGTAGAAACGCCTCAAGTACAGGAAGAAGAACAGCAGAGGAACGACAGGGATGAGGATGAGAGGGATGACCGAGGCCGCCACGACCACCACGCCAACATTCTGCAAGAATAACTGCGAAGCACGACACACCGTCAGAACACTGAGGGAGGTTTGGAGTTCAGACGTTCTACGGTGTGGGAACCATCTCTCACTTGATAGAAGTCCACCAAGGTGATGGGGAGCGTTGAGTCCATCTGGCTGATGTCTTTGGAAAACCTGTTGAGAATTCTTCCTAGAAAGCAGAAAAGCAAAGTCCCTCAGAGACACGGTCTCTACTTTTGACTGTTTAAGTGTCAGCGGCTCTCTGAACTGGATCACCTATGGGGTTGACATCAAAGAAGCGGACAGGTGTGCGGAGGACAGCGCTGAACATGCGGTTGTGCAGAGTCTGAGATGATCTCACCAACCCGTGAAAGATCACTAAACTCCTGGCATAGccaaacaccacagcagcagcggtCAAACCTGAGAGCAAAAGCAGCACGACAACCTTTAAAGGTGTGGTTCGAAGCAGAGCACAACATGGCCGACCGCGTCAACACagggacggacggatggacagatTACGGATTGGACGGCTTACCTGAATAAATGCTGAGGTAAAATGTGAGATCCAACTGTTGATTCGAGCAAGTAGCATTAAAGTCATGTTTCGCACTGTCGGCTGTGCTGTTGAAGAACTCTTCTTTGGCCCTGTGGGTTAATAACAAATATGTCAGCTACAGTGATTTACTCAATTTCCCATCAATCAACAGGTAAAACTCTCACCAGTAAACCAGCCACCAGTCCTGCAGAACGTATGCAACCTTTAAATGGAGACAAAGCAtttaatgtgaagcagaaaAATGACACCTCACAAATGAAAATGGGTTTATTTATCTGCAGGTGTTGAATACCTCAGCGACGACACTGAGCAGCACTACGAACACTAACAGCAGAGGGTTGCAGCCTGCAGCGAAGTACTGGAGGTAAACGCGGCCGCTAACGTTTCCTTCCACTCGCGTCTCCTCTGCAGGAGGCACCTGCAGGCCATTACCGATCAGTGCTGATGATGATACAGTCGAGGAAAGACTTGGTCAAATAATGCTGATGTTATTCTGAAAATGTACCTACAGGAAGCTGGTCAGAGCCGCTGCTCTCAGGTGGCAGGAGGTTGCTGTTGGAACAGTGGGAGCCGTGCGAGCGATCCGTCCTCTGGCTGTGTAACGACTGTCTGTCGGGGTCGAATGTTCGAGACCATTGATCCTGCTCCTCGTCGCTTCTCAGCAGCGACGCGACGTCGAGGTCCAAGCGCTGCAGCTCGCTGTAGCTGCCCTGAGCCAGGACGTG
This genomic window contains:
- the LOC139352012 gene encoding ATP-binding cassette sub-family C member 4-like, which produces MYRVLPEDQSEVLGEELQRCWDHEVRKAAKELRKPRLARVLIQCYGKSFAAAGLFVFSLEVIKVVQPLLLWNIIHYFESYDPDDQRSLSAVYCYAAAMSLSAFALSILQHLFYYHLQRMGMKMRVAVCHMIYRKALVLSSESMGRTTTGQIVNLLSNDVNRLDEITLNLHYLWVGPLQATAIMVLLWYEIGASCLAGVAAIALMMPVQTWFGNLFGVFRSKTAVLTDSRIRIMNEVVSGIRIIKMYAWEKPFSALLTEVRRKEISQIMKSSYLRGLNMASFFASSKITVFVTFTVYVLLGNSIAASTVFVTVSLCGTIKLTVTLFFPLAVEKLSETIVSLRRIKTFLLLEDLERRNLGLPLEEKKENSIEIEKLTCYWDKSLDAPSLQNVSVTVKTNQLLAVIGPVGAGKSSLLSAVLGELRHDTGMLKVKGQLSYAAQQPWVFPGTIRSNILFGKELNPQKYDQVIKACALKRDMELLPDGDLTLIGDRGATLSGGQKARVNLARAVYQDADIYLLDDPLSAVDAEVGKHLFEQCICGLLKNKSRVLVTHQLQHLRAADQIVLLREGHVLAQGSYSELQRLDLDVASLLRSDEEQDQWSRTFDPDRQSLHSQRTDRSHGSHCSNSNLLPPESSGSDQLPVPPAEETRVEGNVSGRVYLQYFAAGCNPLLLVFVVLLSVVAEVAYVLQDWWLVYWAKEEFFNSTADSAKHDFNATCSNQQLDLTFYLSIYSGLTAAAVVFGYARSLVIFHGLVRSSQTLHNRMFSAVLRTPVRFFDVNPIGRILNRFSKDISQMDSTLPITLVDFYQLFLQNVGVVVVAASVIPLILIPVVPLLFFFLYLRRFYLCTSRDIKRLESTTRSPVFSHLSSSLQGLWTIRAFRAQERLQKAFDAHQDLHSEAWFLFLMTSRWFAFRLDSICSLFITFATFGCILLRDGLEAGEVGLVLTYAVTLVGNFQWTMRQSAEVENMMTSVERVVEYAELKSEAPWETEMRPPADWPSRGLVTFDRVNFSYSDDGLPVLKDISVTFQPNEKVGIVGRTGAGKSSLVSALFRLAEPQGKIYIDGVLTSEIGLHDLRQKMSIIPQDPVLFTDTVRKNMDPFNQHADEDLWKALEEVQLKAAVEELPAKLETVLAESGSNFSVGQRQLVCLARAILRKNRILIIDEATANVDPRTDELIQKTIREKFRDCTVLTIAHRLNTIIDSDRILVLDSGTIQELDCPLTLLQNKEGALYKMVQQTGQAEAAALLEAAKQGAQS